From the genome of Dehalobacter sp. 12DCB1, one region includes:
- a CDS encoding transcriptional regulator — MAFYTVNDVMALLDVSRSKAYKIIQDLNKELKKKGYITVAGKVPKKFFREKFYCDAEDIPEPVAMAN; from the coding sequence ATGGCATTTTATACGGTTAACGATGTGATGGCCCTGCTTGATGTCTCCCGGTCGAAGGCTTACAAAATCATTCAGGACCTGAATAAGGAGCTTAAAAAGAAGGGGTATATCACGGTCGCCGGCAAGGTGCCGAAGAAGTTTTTCCGTGAGAAGTTCTACTGCGATGCAGAAGATATTCCGGAGCCGGTCGCGATGGCCAACTGA
- a CDS encoding helix-turn-helix transcriptional regulator encodes MPRKATKAADSVYYLARIEAAACNDKLNSREGAAEIIGIDRTRLARIELGSLDPYPEEVMLMADAYNAPELGNHFCSCQCPLGRHTVPQIELAELDRLTLQVLSAFQRVTTIKDTLLDIASDGVIEDKERPQLDQVLGALDLISKNAQSLRLWAEKNIK; translated from the coding sequence ATGCCAAGAAAAGCCACAAAAGCTGCTGATAGCGTGTATTATCTCGCACGAATCGAGGCCGCTGCGTGCAACGACAAATTAAATAGCCGGGAAGGCGCTGCGGAGATCATCGGCATCGACCGCACCAGGCTCGCCCGCATTGAACTCGGTAGCCTTGATCCGTATCCGGAAGAGGTCATGCTGATGGCCGACGCTTACAACGCCCCGGAGCTCGGTAATCATTTCTGCTCTTGCCAGTGTCCGCTCGGCCGGCACACAGTGCCGCAAATTGAGCTGGCGGAGCTGGACCGGTTAACACTGCAGGTGCTGTCGGCCTTTCAGCGGGTGACAACTATCAAGGACACACTGCTGGATATCGCCTCCGACGGCGTGATTGAGGACAAGGAGCGGCCCCAGCTCGATCAGGTTCTGGGAGCCCTCGACCTTATCTCCAAGAACGCCCAGTCCCTTAGGCTTTGGGCTGAGAAAAACATCAAGTGA
- a CDS encoding XRE family transcriptional regulator, whose amino-acid sequence MLIGLRNARLDKKVPARKLADLLELKTEAAYYKKETEAVPTTVREGEKLARFLGKTMDELFCAEKSS is encoded by the coding sequence GTGCTTATCGGTCTCCGAAATGCCCGGCTTGATAAAAAAGTTCCTGCCAGGAAACTCGCTGATCTGCTTGAACTCAAAACAGAAGCGGCTTACTACAAAAAAGAGACGGAAGCAGTTCCGACGACAGTTCGCGAAGGTGAAAAGCTCGCGAGATTTCTTGGTAAAACGATGGATGAGCTTTTTTGTGCCGAAAAATCTTCCTAA
- a CDS encoding helix-turn-helix transcriptional regulator, whose product MVNINRIKELREEMGWTQAELGDRLNVNGPAVSKYESGRTPLTDETIVKLSEIFDESADYILGISKVRKEKKYKMTLNSKDMEKIKEESKRIKSLMMTSLGMAFDGEISDNETLVKVMAALEEGMILAKEEAKEKYTPKKFKK is encoded by the coding sequence GTGGTAAATATTAATAGGATTAAAGAACTCCGCGAGGAGATGGGATGGACCCAGGCCGAGCTGGGCGACCGGCTGAACGTCAATGGTCCGGCGGTCTCAAAATACGAAAGCGGCCGGACGCCGCTAACCGATGAAACCATTGTAAAACTGAGCGAAATATTCGACGAATCAGCAGACTATATTCTTGGCATCAGTAAAGTAAGGAAAGAGAAGAAGTATAAAATGACCCTTAATTCTAAGGACATGGAGAAAATAAAAGAAGAGTCTAAGCGGATCAAAAGCCTGATGATGACTTCTTTAGGGATGGCGTTTGACGGGGAAATCAGTGACAACGAGACATTGGTGAAGGTGATGGCCGCACTCGAAGAGGGTATGATTCTCGCTAAAGAAGAGGCGAAAGAAAAATATACCCCGAAAAAATTTAAGAAGTAG
- a CDS encoding ImmA/IrrE family metallo-endopeptidase codes for MDVKRVVARLVRKHETNDPFALCRILDISIRYSDLGSIRGIYQYKFRKRLIHININLPDVIKRQVCAHELGHAILHRKTNAVFLDSHTYLLTDRIETEANRFAAELLIADNALEPELLEGYVLSQIAATLEVSEQLLEYKIKY; via the coding sequence ATGGACGTAAAAAGAGTCGTAGCAAGACTTGTCCGGAAACATGAAACAAATGACCCTTTTGCGCTTTGCAGAATATTAGATATCTCAATCCGATACAGTGATTTGGGAAGTATACGCGGCATTTATCAATATAAATTTAGAAAGCGCTTAATTCATATTAATATCAATCTTCCGGATGTCATTAAACGTCAGGTATGCGCGCATGAACTTGGACATGCAATCCTTCACCGAAAAACCAATGCCGTCTTTCTGGATTCCCACACCTACCTTTTAACTGATCGAATAGAGACTGAGGCCAATCGGTTTGCTGCTGAATTACTAATTGCTGATAATGCTTTGGAACCGGAACTGCTGGAAGGATATGTTTTGAGCCAAATAGCTGCAACCTTGGAAGTGTCCGAACAATTGCTGGAATATAAGATAAAATACTGA
- a CDS encoding site-specific integrase: protein MPATKDEERGTWTAQFYYTDWKGVKHKKKKRGFKLERDAKEFERQFLLKVSGSPNMTFESLVDLYYEDFENRVRGSTQDTKKSMIDTHVLPVFKAKIISEITNADVRRWQNLMLKKKNPKSKEGKSYKPTYLRSINSQLSAILNFAVEYYNLPKNPCARVKAIGKKRADEMKFWTLDQFNEVIACEEHPAYHAAFMTLYWTGIREGECLALSPKKVLDAIQSLDINETFKRKDGEDIFDDPKTENSVRVVSMPDFLYQELKYYMNALYGLGKDDRIFYFTKTALNKELDRLAEKAGVERIRVHDLRHSHASLLIELGYRTHAIAKRIGDTPEEVDRTYAHLYPGKSQDIARELNRHKNGIVRGAAPIDDDGEVYNEKEVAESLQAERVFHDLKVV, encoded by the coding sequence TTGCCGGCTACTAAGGATGAAGAACGAGGAACCTGGACAGCCCAGTTTTACTATACCGACTGGAAAGGTGTGAAACATAAGAAGAAAAAACGTGGATTTAAGCTGGAGAGAGACGCTAAAGAGTTTGAAAGACAATTTTTGCTTAAAGTCAGTGGAAGTCCCAATATGACCTTTGAGTCGCTGGTAGATCTTTATTATGAGGATTTCGAGAATCGGGTGAGAGGTTCTACCCAGGATACAAAGAAAAGCATGATTGATACACATGTACTGCCGGTTTTTAAGGCTAAGATAATTTCCGAGATTACAAATGCTGATGTCCGGCGCTGGCAGAACCTTATGTTGAAGAAGAAAAACCCGAAAAGTAAAGAAGGGAAGTCTTATAAACCGACATACCTGCGCTCCATTAACAGCCAGCTCAGTGCTATACTAAACTTCGCGGTGGAATATTATAACCTGCCCAAGAATCCCTGCGCCCGGGTGAAGGCCATCGGCAAAAAACGGGCCGACGAGATGAAGTTCTGGACGCTCGACCAATTCAATGAGGTTATAGCCTGTGAAGAGCATCCGGCTTATCATGCCGCTTTCATGACGCTATATTGGACAGGCATACGTGAAGGAGAATGTCTGGCTCTCAGCCCTAAGAAGGTACTTGACGCTATCCAATCCCTTGATATCAACGAAACTTTCAAGCGCAAGGACGGGGAGGACATCTTCGACGATCCCAAGACAGAGAACAGCGTCAGGGTCGTCTCCATGCCGGATTTCCTCTACCAGGAGCTGAAATACTACATGAACGCCCTCTACGGTCTGGGAAAGGATGACAGGATATTCTATTTCACTAAGACAGCGCTTAATAAGGAGCTGGACCGTCTGGCAGAGAAGGCCGGTGTCGAACGAATCCGAGTACATGACCTGCGACATTCTCATGCTTCCTTACTGATCGAGCTGGGATACCGAACGCACGCTATTGCCAAGCGGATCGGTGACACTCCGGAAGAAGTAGACCGCACTTATGCCCATCTCTATCCGGGCAAGAGCCAAGACATCGCTCGGGAGCTAAACCGGCATAAAAACGGTATTGTCCGTGGGGCTGCGCCCATCGATGACGACGGTGAGGTCTACAACGAAAAAGAGGTCGCAGAGAGCCTGCAGGCCGAGCGTGTTTTCCACGATTTAAAGGTAGTTTAA
- a CDS encoding HigA family addiction module antitoxin gives MSKTEYKELIAFHPGYYLKDIIDDMGITQDEFAKRLGTTGKHLSDLLNGKCSLSKEIALNLSIMFGTTLDVWLNLQKTYTEKVLEIERRKAEDIEVECVNLIDYSFFVNLGVVPKTRLAADKAKELLKYFKISSFEVFKQPDFLVSYRTAIQTVGEKNIINSNAWVQTALNIGKEIKTSKYDSKKLRSHLDEIRGMTVQDPKEFYPRLVEVFALCGVAFVDLPHLKNSGVNGAVKWLNKEKVILAINDRRKYLDTFWFSLFHEIGHVLQEKITMLIVGRDVAEMDETNKALEDEADRFAQNILLPEEAFAKFVNAGDFSEWHIRELAARINIHPGIIVGRLQKDNHIGFDRLNSLKGKYVIA, from the coding sequence ATGAGTAAAACTGAATATAAAGAATTAATTGCGTTTCATCCTGGCTATTATTTGAAAGACATTATTGATGATATGGGCATTACGCAAGATGAATTTGCAAAAAGATTAGGTACAACTGGTAAGCATTTAAGCGATTTGCTAAATGGTAAATGCAGTTTATCAAAAGAAATTGCTTTGAATCTTTCAATTATGTTTGGAACGACGCTTGATGTATGGCTTAATCTGCAAAAAACCTATACTGAAAAAGTTCTTGAGATTGAGCGCAGGAAGGCGGAAGATATTGAAGTTGAGTGTGTTAATCTGATTGACTACTCTTTTTTTGTTAATCTAGGTGTTGTACCTAAGACAAGGCTGGCAGCTGATAAAGCAAAAGAGTTATTAAAGTATTTCAAAATATCTTCTTTTGAAGTTTTCAAACAACCGGATTTTCTTGTCAGCTATAGAACTGCGATTCAAACAGTTGGTGAAAAAAATATTATTAATTCAAATGCTTGGGTGCAAACTGCTTTAAACATTGGTAAAGAAATAAAAACAAGTAAATACGATTCCAAAAAGCTAAGAAGTCATTTAGATGAAATAAGGGGTATGACTGTGCAAGACCCAAAAGAGTTTTACCCTAGATTAGTAGAAGTTTTTGCATTATGCGGGGTTGCTTTTGTAGATTTGCCGCATTTAAAGAATTCTGGGGTTAATGGTGCTGTTAAATGGCTTAACAAAGAAAAGGTTATTTTAGCGATTAATGACAGAAGAAAATATTTAGATACTTTTTGGTTTTCCTTGTTTCATGAAATTGGGCACGTGTTACAAGAAAAAATAACAATGTTAATTGTTGGTAGAGATGTGGCAGAGATGGATGAAACAAATAAAGCGTTGGAAGATGAAGCCGACAGATTTGCACAAAATATTTTACTGCCGGAAGAGGCTTTCGCAAAGTTTGTTAATGCTGGGGATTTTTCAGAATGGCATATAAGAGAGTTGGCGGCTAGGATTAATATACATCCAGGTATAATTGTTGGTCGCTTACAGAAGGATAATCATATTGGATTTGATAGATTGAATAGTCTTAAAGGTAAGTATGTTATTGCATAG
- a CDS encoding addiction module toxin RelE, whose translation MRFYKGWNIIKIKYKNKKIQKQCTDYCLAKKDFGVQVAEKLFSLIEFINNACNLNDVAVIPTHHLHPLHGARNGEFSLDLGRRLGWRLIVIPLNDEGNKWDTNDISIIYKSTSVILVLEVSNHYE comes from the coding sequence TTGCGTTTTTATAAGGGGTGGAATATAATTAAGATAAAGTATAAGAATAAAAAGATACAGAAGCAATGTACTGATTATTGCTTAGCAAAAAAAGATTTTGGCGTTCAAGTTGCAGAAAAGCTTTTTAGTTTAATTGAATTTATAAATAATGCTTGTAATTTAAACGATGTTGCAGTTATCCCAACACATCATCTGCATCCATTACATGGAGCAAGAAACGGTGAGTTTTCTTTGGATTTAGGCAGAAGATTGGGATGGCGTTTAATTGTTATACCTTTAAACGACGAAGGAAACAAATGGGATACAAACGATATAAGCATTATTTATAAATCAACCTCTGTAATCTTGGTTTTGGAGGTATCAAACCATTATGAGTAA
- a CDS encoding BRO family protein, producing the protein MLRNNKSFESIKHIRESGNEFWYARELAKVLDYTEWRNFQKVIDRAILACKNSGLSVLDHFVEVNKMVEIGSLTQRKVKDYELTRYACYLTVQNGDPRKEIIALGQTYFAIQTRRQEVQDAFNHLDENNKRLVVRGNVKQWNQLFAEAAHNAGVCCLIG; encoded by the coding sequence ATGCTGAGGAATAATAAATCGTTTGAAAGCATTAAGCATATTCGGGAAAGTGGGAACGAATTTTGGTATGCTCGTGAACTTGCAAAGGTTCTGGATTATACAGAGTGGCGTAATTTTCAGAAGGTAATTGATCGGGCCATACTTGCCTGCAAAAACAGTGGTTTAAGCGTTTTAGACCATTTTGTTGAGGTCAACAAAATGGTCGAGATCGGTAGTTTAACTCAAAGAAAAGTCAAAGATTATGAACTTACTCGATATGCATGTTATTTGACTGTTCAAAACGGCGATCCGAGAAAAGAAATAATTGCTTTGGGCCAAACATATTTCGCTATACAGACACGCCGCCAGGAAGTTCAGGATGCCTTTAATCATCTTGATGAAAATAATAAACGATTAGTTGTTCGCGGAAACGTCAAACAGTGGAATCAGCTTTTTGCTGAAGCAGCGCATAATGCCGGTGTGTGTTGTTTAATCGGTTGA
- a CDS encoding DEAD/DEAH box helicase family protein produces the protein MAGIDQLIINSAFCEPTHHWKYNLNSQTFKREQGRRPAGYFIAGQGTNQYNDIGQFIELPLVNKIRPRVKAWREAGYPGVTGISKKLLEHWNDQTARQYQFFYCQLDAMETLIWLVEAPDVEKVGIEIKGDGGLFQRICTKLCTGGGKTTVMAMLITWMICNKVTYPKDKRFSKNVFIVAPGLTVRSRLRVLLTGGEDNYYIQFNVVPVGLMDKLRQGKVLITNWQALAWDDEESIRKRKSVDKRGIKSDEAYTREVLGEIANAQNILVINDEAHHAWRWNPEIKTKLTKEEKEAEREATIWISGLDRIHKTRRILTCYDFSATPFAPSGKKNDEEALFSWIVSDFGLNDGIESGLVKTPRVVVRDDGTPDAKTFRSRLYHIYVDETVRDDINRSVKEDEPLPDLITQAYYLLGKDWLELYKDWKGAGETVPPVMITVANRTETAARIKYAFDHKRIPVEELCIPELTIHIDSKTMDSAEGIEVESDSVVTNEDGESEEESGTKKLSKKEAAAILRDTVDTVGQRGKRGEQIRNVISVGMLSEGWDAKTVTHILGLRAFSSQLLCEQVVGRGLRRTSYDRADGSDMFTAEYVNIFGIPFTFLPHESDESGPGPTPPPKTQIEALKDKVKYQIEWPNILRLDREFKPKLSVDLDNIDTLELKAEDTRLRADLAPIIEGKTDLMKCTEIDLQKLDAELRMQRIIFETAGQVYDLMKSSWKSGGTKFALLGQVIRLVEDFLKSGAIVINPPLFNTDPVRKRILYMMSMNKIVQHLWSFIKLEQTEKIVPVFDPGKKVRSTGDMITWYTSKPCFITKKSHISHCVFDSAWEATESYILEKNPHVVAWVKNDHLGFEIVYIFDGVVRKYTPDFLIKLDNGRMLILETKGQEPRRDKEKRKALTEWVEAINGLGDYGEWYNDVSYNVTDVDGVIAKYCHTISL, from the coding sequence ATGGCTGGCATTGACCAACTTATTATCAATTCTGCTTTCTGTGAACCGACACATCATTGGAAATACAATCTTAATTCTCAGACCTTTAAGCGTGAACAGGGACGTCGTCCTGCTGGTTATTTTATCGCCGGGCAAGGTACCAATCAGTATAATGATATAGGTCAGTTTATCGAACTTCCCTTGGTTAATAAAATTCGTCCACGCGTAAAAGCTTGGCGCGAGGCAGGATATCCCGGCGTGACTGGGATATCCAAGAAGCTGCTTGAGCATTGGAATGATCAAACAGCCAGACAGTATCAATTTTTCTATTGTCAGCTTGATGCTATGGAAACATTGATTTGGCTTGTCGAAGCGCCGGATGTAGAAAAAGTCGGTATTGAAATCAAAGGAGACGGCGGTCTGTTCCAACGTATTTGTACTAAACTTTGTACTGGCGGCGGTAAAACTACAGTCATGGCTATGCTGATTACATGGATGATCTGCAACAAAGTAACCTATCCGAAGGACAAGCGGTTCAGCAAGAATGTTTTCATTGTTGCGCCGGGTCTTACGGTTAGAAGCCGCTTAAGAGTATTATTGACCGGCGGCGAAGATAATTATTATATACAGTTTAATGTCGTCCCGGTCGGGCTGATGGATAAGCTTCGCCAAGGGAAAGTATTGATTACAAATTGGCAGGCCTTAGCTTGGGATGATGAGGAATCGATTAGAAAGCGTAAAAGCGTGGATAAGCGCGGAATAAAAAGTGACGAGGCTTATACGCGTGAAGTACTGGGTGAGATAGCTAATGCCCAGAATATTCTTGTAATCAATGACGAGGCGCATCATGCCTGGCGTTGGAATCCTGAGATAAAAACCAAACTGACCAAAGAGGAAAAAGAAGCAGAGCGAGAGGCCACCATTTGGATCAGTGGCCTTGATCGAATCCATAAGACCCGCCGTATTTTAACTTGCTATGATTTTTCCGCCACACCATTCGCACCGTCCGGTAAGAAGAATGACGAAGAGGCTTTATTCAGTTGGATCGTCAGCGATTTCGGACTTAATGACGGCATTGAATCCGGTCTCGTAAAAACCCCCCGGGTTGTGGTACGCGATGATGGCACTCCGGATGCGAAAACATTCAGATCGAGATTATATCATATCTATGTAGATGAAACAGTGAGAGATGATATCAATCGCTCGGTCAAAGAAGACGAACCCCTGCCGGATCTTATTACACAGGCATATTATTTATTAGGGAAAGACTGGCTGGAGCTTTATAAAGACTGGAAGGGTGCAGGCGAAACTGTGCCGCCTGTAATGATAACGGTTGCCAATCGTACCGAGACAGCAGCGCGTATTAAATATGCATTTGACCACAAACGTATCCCGGTGGAAGAACTTTGTATTCCTGAACTGACCATTCATATTGATTCCAAGACGATGGACTCGGCAGAAGGAATTGAGGTTGAATCTGATTCGGTAGTTACCAATGAAGACGGCGAATCTGAAGAAGAGAGCGGAACAAAGAAACTAAGCAAAAAAGAAGCAGCCGCCATTTTACGGGACACTGTGGACACAGTTGGTCAGCGTGGAAAGCGTGGCGAGCAAATCCGCAATGTTATTTCTGTCGGTATGTTGTCCGAGGGCTGGGATGCAAAGACAGTTACGCATATTCTGGGTTTAAGAGCATTTTCAAGCCAGCTGTTATGTGAACAGGTGGTTGGTCGCGGTCTGCGCAGGACATCCTATGATCGGGCAGACGGCAGTGATATGTTCACTGCTGAATACGTTAATATCTTCGGTATTCCATTTACTTTCCTACCTCATGAATCCGATGAAAGTGGACCAGGACCTACTCCCCCGCCCAAGACACAGATTGAAGCTTTAAAAGATAAAGTCAAATACCAGATAGAGTGGCCCAATATCCTGCGTTTGGATCGGGAGTTCAAGCCGAAACTTTCAGTGGATTTGGATAATATTGATACATTGGAACTTAAAGCTGAAGATACGCGGCTGCGGGCTGACCTTGCGCCGATTATTGAGGGTAAGACGGACTTGATGAAGTGTACGGAAATCGACCTGCAAAAACTCGATGCAGAACTTCGCATGCAGAGAATAATCTTTGAGACGGCAGGTCAGGTCTATGACCTTATGAAATCATCATGGAAAAGTGGAGGCACAAAGTTTGCATTATTGGGTCAGGTGATACGGCTTGTGGAAGATTTCCTGAAGTCCGGTGCAATCGTCATTAATCCTCCGTTGTTCAATACAGATCCTGTACGTAAACGCATTCTTTATATGATGAGTATGAACAAGATTGTGCAGCACCTTTGGAGTTTCATTAAACTGGAGCAGACTGAGAAAATTGTACCAGTTTTTGATCCAGGCAAAAAGGTTCGCAGCACCGGCGATATGATAACCTGGTACACCAGCAAACCTTGCTTTATTACAAAAAAATCCCACATTAGTCATTGTGTTTTTGACAGCGCATGGGAAGCAACAGAGAGTTATATATTGGAGAAAAATCCTCACGTAGTGGCATGGGTCAAAAACGATCATCTTGGTTTTGAAATTGTCTACATATTTGATGGTGTGGTTCGGAAATACACACCTGATTTTCTGATAAAGCTGGACAATGGGAGGATGCTGATTCTGGAGACAAAGGGGCAGGAACCCCGCCGAGATAAAGAAAAAAGAAAAGCATTGACAGAGTGGGTTGAAGCAATAAACGGCCTTGGCGATTACGGTGAATGGTATAATGATGTGTCCTATAATGTTACAGATGTTGATGGAGTAATTGCAAAATATTGTCATACAATTTCTCTGTAA
- a CDS encoding site-specific DNA-methyltransferase, with the protein MARSKKKLLSDAEVAKMRDVEAYTHDDKQRTNNPPVGMAQYDKQAEVTRTYQFDPHLNPTLQWAGKAEGVSFDVPTSSIHIHESIKPHKIIRSVQTIGDEYEEIQMSLFESPMERMRRRRDAIEFYQHKDKWTNRLIAGDSLVIMNSMLEKEGMAGQVQMVYIDPPYGIKYGSNFQPFVDKRDVKDKKDEDLTQEPEMIKAFRDTWELGIHSYLTYLRNRLLLSRELLDDSGSVFVQISDENLNYVRDLLEEIFGRENFCAQIVFKKTSGQATNIVAGVCDYLVWFAKDKTRIKSRLIYNILGDDVSDSSYNCIELPNGSWRRLTKDELLGKAVMPTGHRFRTANLTSQGTSEEGSQPYNFQGKTYFPSSGTHWKPGTKKLSSLEKAGRLIGIGSTLAYKRYIDDFPVVALNNIWADTVQSTFSTENIYVVQTYTKVIQRCILMTTDPGDLVLDITSGSGTTAYVAEQWGRRWITCDTSRVAITLAKQRLMTATFDYYKLAHTEQGVGSGFIYKTVPHITLKSIANNEPPAQEILYDQPEIDKKIVRITGPFTVEALPAPVVKPLDNVGDLDNIDTGTKQTDWRDELLVAGILGRNGAKIEFFRVEPLAGTKFLQAEAETKEDKPRRAVICFAGETKPLDSRMVAMALDEAQELRPAPKLIIFAAFQFDPEAAKDIDDLKWPDVTLLKVQMNTDLMTDDLKKKRSSNQSFWLVGQPDIELIADGRSKNHYKVRVNGFDYYDVKNGIVESGSTGRIAMWMLDTDYDGMCIEPKQVFFPMGGKKDGWNKLARTLKAEIDQELIEKYAGNESLWFTVQPNSQIAVKIIDDRGIESLKVIKVGDQ; encoded by the coding sequence ATGGCACGTTCAAAGAAAAAGCTACTCAGTGATGCCGAAGTAGCAAAAATGCGAGACGTAGAAGCATACACTCATGATGATAAACAGAGGACCAACAACCCTCCAGTAGGAATGGCTCAGTATGACAAGCAGGCTGAGGTAACACGAACCTATCAGTTTGACCCTCATCTAAATCCTACTCTACAATGGGCAGGTAAGGCAGAGGGGGTTTCTTTTGATGTGCCTACTTCCTCCATACATATTCATGAATCTATCAAGCCGCACAAAATTATCCGGTCTGTACAGACTATTGGAGATGAATATGAAGAAATTCAAATGAGTTTGTTCGAAAGTCCAATGGAAAGAATGCGCCGCCGCAGAGATGCTATTGAATTTTATCAGCATAAGGATAAATGGACAAACCGACTAATTGCAGGAGATAGCCTTGTAATTATGAACTCCATGTTGGAAAAAGAGGGCATGGCCGGACAAGTACAGATGGTTTACATAGATCCGCCATATGGCATCAAATATGGCTCCAATTTCCAACCATTTGTGGATAAACGAGATGTTAAAGACAAGAAAGATGAAGACTTGACGCAAGAACCGGAAATGATCAAAGCCTTTAGGGATACATGGGAGTTAGGAATCCATTCCTATCTTACTTATCTGCGTAACCGTTTATTGTTGTCACGAGAATTATTAGATGATTCAGGTAGCGTATTTGTCCAGATTAGTGATGAGAATTTAAATTATGTTCGAGACTTGTTAGAAGAAATTTTTGGCCGTGAGAATTTCTGCGCTCAAATAGTTTTTAAAAAAACTTCTGGTCAGGCAACAAATATTGTAGCAGGAGTATGTGATTATCTGGTCTGGTTTGCGAAAGATAAAACTAGAATCAAAAGTAGGCTCATATATAATATCTTAGGCGACGATGTTTCAGATTCATCGTATAACTGTATAGAGCTACCAAATGGCTCGTGGCGAAGATTAACAAAGGACGAATTATTAGGAAAAGCAGTAATGCCTACTGGTCATCGATTTAGAACTGCAAATCTTACTTCTCAAGGAACTTCTGAAGAAGGCTCTCAGCCTTATAATTTCCAGGGCAAAACATATTTCCCATCGTCAGGAACACATTGGAAGCCTGGTACGAAAAAGTTGTCTTCGCTTGAAAAGGCTGGTCGCCTGATAGGCATTGGAAGCACTCTAGCATATAAACGTTATATTGATGATTTTCCTGTAGTGGCCTTAAATAATATTTGGGCAGATACTGTTCAGAGTACTTTTTCAACAGAAAATATCTATGTTGTCCAAACATATACAAAAGTAATTCAGCGTTGCATTCTGATGACTACTGATCCCGGCGATCTCGTGCTGGACATTACCAGCGGCAGTGGCACCACCGCTTATGTTGCTGAACAATGGGGGCGTCGTTGGATCACATGTGATACATCTCGCGTTGCCATTACACTTGCAAAACAACGATTAATGACAGCAACATTTGATTACTATAAACTTGCACACACGGAACAAGGCGTTGGAAGCGGTTTTATCTACAAAACTGTGCCGCATATTACCTTGAAATCCATTGCGAATAATGAACCTCCAGCGCAAGAAATATTGTATGATCAACCGGAGATTGATAAGAAAATAGTCCGAATTACTGGTCCATTTACGGTGGAGGCTCTGCCGGCGCCTGTAGTAAAACCGCTTGATAATGTAGGCGACCTTGATAATATCGATACAGGAACAAAGCAGACAGATTGGCGTGATGAACTGCTAGTTGCCGGAATCCTAGGCAGAAATGGTGCAAAAATCGAGTTCTTCCGGGTTGAACCATTAGCCGGTACCAAGTTTCTACAAGCAGAAGCGGAGACGAAGGAGGATAAACCCCGTCGAGCTGTGATTTGTTTTGCTGGCGAGACGAAACCGTTGGATTCACGGATGGTGGCTATGGCGCTGGACGAAGCGCAGGAACTACGCCCTGCTCCCAAATTGATCATCTTCGCAGCATTCCAGTTTGATCCCGAAGCAGCCAAAGATATTGATGATTTGAAATGGCCGGACGTTACATTGCTGAAAGTTCAAATGAACACCGATTTGATGACCGATGACTTAAAGAAAAAACGGTCTTCCAATCAAAGCTTCTGGTTGGTCGGGCAACCGGATATCGAGCTGATTGCTGATGGACGAAGTAAAAATCACTATAAAGTACGAGTCAACGGCTTTGATTATTATGATGTAAAAAACGGTATTGTTGAATCGGGTAGTACAGGGCGCATAGCCATGTGGATGTTGGATACGGATTATGATGGGATGTGTATTGAACCAAAACAGGTATTTTTTCCGATGGGCGGGAAAAAAGATGGATGGAATAAGCTAGCTAGGACTTTGAAGGCGGAAATTGACCAGGAGTTAATTGAAAAATACGCGGGTAATGAATCCTTGTGGTTCACTGTCCAGCCAAATTCACAGATTGCAGTAAAAATTATTGATGACCGTGGTATCGAAAGTTTAAAGGTAATAAAGGTAGGTGACCAGTAA